In the Leishmania mexicana MHOM/GT/2001/U1103 complete genome, chromosome 34 genome, gaaccacaccacaccagtGCGCAAGGTCGCACCTCTTTCCAGTTCGGGGACATTCCCGCGTATTCACTTGGGCGGCACTTGTAGCGCCTTCATGGAGGTCTCCTGCAGCACTGACTCCTGCTCAACCAGTACAAGTGGTtccggtgctggtggtgatgCCCACTCTTGCGGCGAAGGCAGCTGCCCCGGTATCTTAGGCTGCACAAGCCTGTGAATgttcggcggcagcgcggcgcgtTTCAGGACGCCCCACACCTCTTTTGTTTCCTGTAGCTGCTTCCATTTGATGTTCGACTCACTCTGCGCGGAATACGCCGCCGTCTGTGCAATCGCCGGGGGAAGAATCGCGAGGAGGTAGAGGTAGGACTCGTACGTGGTGAGGCTCTGGGGGTGTCCAGGAGGGATGAAGAGTGCCTCCGCAGCGAGCTGCTTCAGAGAGATGTCGTAGACCGTCTTGGTGGGGACGAAGAGTGTCTTGCTGTTCGGGTCCCGTTGCCGCGCATCTGGCGTGGCGCCTTTCACGGCGCAAAGTCGCACCGTCTCTTGTACGTAGGCCGCACGCACAAGATTCAGCCGCCAGTGGTGATCATGAAGGCGCAGAACGGACTCTGAGCTGCCGTACTTGCGCAAGAATGCGAGAAGACGGTTGCACTGGTTCATTCGATGAATGGGAGGGATGTTGCCGACAAGGGTCAGATTGATCTCCACGCCGGTGTCATCCATGATCTGGAGAGACTCGAAGTCCTTGTGCATTTCCTCCCTCAGTTCCCTCTGTTTCACAGCATCCCGATCGACGCCCGAGTCGGTGAAGAACGCCACGGTCAAGGTCAACTCCGCTtccagctgcgccttggTCCTCGTCGCGCTTTTCTCCGGCCTCACATTGGGCGCGCTTCCTTTTTCATTTGGGGTGCATACCGAGgcagctccagcggcagcagtggtaGAGCCGGTGACGGTGGTAGAAGCAGTGTTCTCCAGCGTCTCAGTGCAGCGACAACAGTCACAGTCCAGGAAGTACTTCCGTTCGAGGATGTTGCGGCGTCTTTCACGAGAAAGCAGTAGGAAGGCGAGGGAGTCGGCGTGCTTGTAGAGATACGTGATCTCCTCTCCGCGGCGAATGCCCTCCAAccgggcgcagcggcagatgcCAGGGTACGGTGCAGTAGAGAGATCGTACTGGACGGCCGCGTTTGGCCAGCAGCTATGCCGAAGCGTGCCTAGTTCGCCATAGAGGGCCAGCCGAGATTCGGCAGGAgaggtgctggcgccgaGTTTCTGTCCGTGGATAAGGCCGATGGAGAGGCACTGTGCATAGGTTGTGTCATCGACGCCGTCAATGTCGGACGCACAGAAAAAGTCTCGATTGTGCGTCCGCGACGCCAACCGCTCATCGTCCTTGACAGCCAGCACGATTTGTTTTGGATCGCGGGAGATCACTTTTGGATACTCACGCAGCATAATGTGCCCGACGACGGTGTCACGGCGAGCGTAGCCGGTCTTGTAGAGTCCCCCAGCCCTATCGGCTGGGTCAGCGCCGGCATAGCTGTCCAAACCGCTAACAGCTAGCTGCCTCGGCGCGGTGCGAGCCGTCTGTGGCATGTCcggcgacggaggagcgACTCCCCGTGACGGACGACGCACCGGCCCGCGGGAAGAGAAATGCATCTGAGCCACGGACGCAGTCGCCTCACAAATGCTGCGACGCTTTATTACGAGCGACGGTCCTGCTGCACTTGAGGTGGTGGCAAGGTTAGATGTAGAGAAGACATTCTTCTGTGCATCGCCGGTTTCTAGTGGGTCAATCTTCCCGTCGTCCGTCGTTTCTGGCGCCTCGTGCACGCGGGTCGTTATCTTGTGATATGGTCGAGGactggcggcggctgccggcatctTTGCTTGCACGGGGACAGGTGGCATTtttggcggaggtgctgaaaAGACAATATGCGTGGACTGGCTGCCATTGGTGGTCCTCTCCatcgtgctgctgcacggtCGCGGGGACGTGTGTGAAAGGCTCCTCGAGGCCTCTTCCCCCTTGTTCTCTTTCTCCTCGTCGTTCTGATCTGTGACATCAGCGGGACTGAAGTCGATTTCCTTGATGGTGGCTTCCGGACCACTCAGCACGGCCCACAGCGGCATGCACACGGCCTGCGCGCTGCCACTGTGCTGCTTCCGCAGGCTTGTCAAGGGTGCTGTTAGGTGGCGAATAGGGACATCATTGGTGAGATGCAACTTTACATCCACCTCTGTAGGAATGGAAAGCATGGAGCGAAGCTTGTTGatggcgccgacggcggtCGTGGCGGGTCCGCAGACAGCCGAAAAACGGTGCATGTGACCAGCACTATCCGTGATGTGGAACACGAGGATCATTATGGCACACGCGAAGTCGGCAGTACGTTGCACGTAGTCAAGTGAAACTACAAAACAAGAGACCAGAGAGAACCGACCCGTACGGCGCGGTGGCACCCGGCAGAGAAGCTCGACAATACCGTGTTACAGACGAGAGGAGCGGAGCAGAGGACAGTTCTACGATTCCACCGTCTCCCTTCAAAGAATAGAGCCCACTAATTTCGCTGTGTTCGTGCCTTTCTAAACAACAAGTTCGGACCCAAGAAGAGAAAACTGAAGACCGGAGCCGCGCTCCATGAATACGGAGACGGTGAAGCGGGAGCGAGaccggcacacacagacagccCGAGAGAGACTGGGACAGATATGGCGGACTTGCGGAGCTAATGCAGACGAGAAATACCGGtagcacacagacacacagatacaccCATacgaaaaaagaaataacaccaagcacgcacacgcattcgaaaaaaaaggaaagggaacGAGCCCGTCAGTACCGGTGATCCGGGACAGTGACGAATTTCGTCGCTTGTTGTGCGGAGTGGCTAATGCGACACACAGTCCAGCACCTCTGCCGTCTCACCACCGCTTGCTTGCTTCTCATGACGGTAGCGCGTAGCAGTATCGTGTTGGGGCAGGCGACGGAAAAACCATGAGTGAGGGAAGGGATAGCGAAAACAGAAGACACCGGGAGGCGTAGAAGGTTTGTGACAAAGTCAATGGAGTgggggcgaggagaggcgagaATCTTGACGGAGACGGAATACACCGCGCGAGAAGAAAGGGGTGCCATTCCTGTGATGCCTCCACAACACACTGGAGTCAGATAGGTCTGTCGATGTTGAAAACCACATCGACGACCAAATGTATCTTGCCTGAAACGGCATAGAGGGCACTGGCGCGTTGGCTTTCGCCATGGAATCTGTGCGCTCAaggtggtggtagtggggagggggcatggTTGTGGTTTTTTTGTCGGTTTGCACCCAATGGTGCTTACCATAGCCACTAGAATACCATGTTCTACTACTTCGCTGCTCCACTCCtctgtttttctttgcttgATGGGCGCATGATTGTGGCTGCAGATCCCCTTTGCTCAGCTGCACGTTGCATCAGAGAAGCAAGAAAGGGTCAAGCGTACGCACCGTCGTGCAAAGAAAGACGGAGATGTCTGTCAAGACGtgagaaaagaaaacacaacGAAAGGGAGAACAGCAAACTTCAGTCCCCTGCACCGGGTACATGCGGATGCGGTGCAGGGTGGGTGGTACACGGTAGGGGCAACGATGTCCACCACCCTAGCGctggagaggggaggggggaggagggaaacAGTGAAGGTaaagaagagcgagagactGCGACGCCGGTGTTCGAGTGGTTGAAGAGAACAAAGAAAATGTACACTTCAAGCCGCAGACATATCCACAAGGAGTGCGGAGAAGAAAGTAAATTCAAGGCAGCGTATTGAGGGTCATTCCACAAGTGCAGGCCTCTGAAGAAAaggaaggaggtggagctgggcggaaaaaaaaaggaggcgTGGGAAAGCAAACAGCAACCGACACAGAtgaggtggcggagggcaAAATGCGGTGACGCCGTGGCTCACATCGTGTGGTGTCTTGCTCTACCCTTGTTGATACACCGTCAAACAGATTCGTCCGGAGGCGTTTATTCaattttttttcttgtcgcGTTTTCGTACGTTtatttttttccttttcacCAAATATTTCACCAACACGTCGAAGACATATATGGGCAGCGCACGAGGgtgaggagaaggcggcggcggcggcgggccgTACTCCCCTCCTATGATTCCTCAGGTGGTGGGACAGCATCACAAAAAAGACAGCAGACGAAAACTGGACTGCATGCGTTCCGACACATACaaacacaggcacacataAGCGAACAGCGGAAAAACAAAATCAGACAGTCGACTTCACTCACAAGTGAAAAACGCAGCACAGTGCAAAGACGGGTGAGCAGCGGAAGAGGCTGATGGAGAAAAGTTCCGCGATCAAGGAATACCCGTTTCTCACACGAATGTGTACTGCCATGCAGGAGAAACGCCActcctctctgccctccctgGCCTGACACAAGCACCCATCGAGTGGTGTGAAGCAGCCCTAGGCACACGCCTTACAGtcaatgcgccgactcagtcacctcagcaccgcctctgaCTCAGCCTCTACCCACCCGCCACCTGTTCTACCGGTCGCCACTTACggtgcatctctctcttggGTGCAGGGCTCAGGATCCTCGTACCAGCAGGCAGTGAGGACCGGGTGAGAGATGTGTacgagtcacgctgacactTTTTCTATTcatatggatggcacaaCTGTGTCCACTGTCGCATGCCGCTCGGACGCAGCACCATCCACTGCCTGACCGCcaacatcagcagcgatacaccGCTCTGCATGCACTAACGCATCGGTACCTGTCCCTGTCAACAGGAGAAAGTGGTTGTGGATTCACAGGGAGATAgtgagggaaaggggggagaggcTGTTCCGATTTCCAATACCCAGAACGTGGGTAGTGGCTCCTGAGATGCCACGCATTGACATATCCCCCCCCTGCCCTCAAAGAAAACGTCGTCTtgaaaaaaaacaaaaaaaggataCGGTCGATGGAAACGAGCCATTGCCACTGACGCGCACGCGATAACGTCTGTCTGTCCTCACCACGGAACATGAGTAGATCCACATTTCCCAGCGAGCAGGTTGCTGACCGGGGGAGTGTATCTTTACTGTGAGGGACCTGAAAGAGAGGAGTGGTCGTACTGTGCTTTGATCATCTTGGCGATGGTCTGCAGCTGAATGATGGAGGTACCTTCGTAGATGGCGCCGATCTTGGCATCGCGGTAGAAACGCTCCAGACCGAAGTCCTTCATgaagccgacgccgccagcCCACTCCACTGCACGGCTAGCCGTTTTCTCGGCCACCACGGAGGCGAAGTACTTGGCCATCGCCGCGTCCTGGATGAACGCCTCGTTGTTCTGTTTCTTGCGAGACGCATTGTAGACCATGAGCCGAGCGGCGTGTAGCTCCATGGCGCACTCGGCGTATTGCATCTGCATACCCTGGAAATCGCCGATGAACTTCCCAAACTGCTTGCGCTGAAAGAGGTAGGGCATGACGATGTCTAGGGAGCCCTGAGCAATACCGACCATCTGCGCACCGATGCCGATGCGTCCCTCGTTGAGGATGTTGATAGCAATCTTGTAGCCCTTGCCGACCTCTCCAATGACGTTCTCCTCCGACACCTCCACGTTTTCAAATCGGAGCTCGGCCGTCGAGCTAGCCCGAATACCTAGTTTGTTCTCCGTCCGCACCACAGAGACTCCTGGGGTCTCAGAAGAGTCCACTACGAAGCAGGTGATTCCCTTGTAACCCTTCGATGGGTCCGCCGTTGCCATGACAAGGAAGATGCCTGCCCACCCGCCGTTCGTGATGTACAGCTTCGAGCCGTTGATGACCCACTTCGAgcccttcttctccgccttcgtATTCAGCGCAaaggcgtcgctgccgctgcccgccTCGGTGAGGCAGAAGCAGCCTACCGTGTCCTTGGCGAGCTTCGGCAGGTACTTccggcgctgcgcgtcgTTCGCGAAGTTGAAGAAGATGTTGTTGACCAGCGTGTTCTGTACGTCCACCGTTACCGACAGGGCAGGGTCGTGAcgcgccagctcctcgatAGCGAGAATGCTGGAAAAGAAGCTCATGCCGCCACCCTCGAGGTCGGCGGGGGTCTCAATCCCCATGAGCCCAGCAGCGAAGGCCTCCTTAAGCACAACAGGGTCCATCTTCCCCTCTTCGTCCATCTGGCGAGACCTCGGCACCACGTGTGTAAGGCTAAAGGCGCGTACCGTCTCGACAAGCATTTTTTCATCACCGGTGAGGTAGGTGACCGGGTTCGGCGGCGCCTCACCGGCGACCGCCGCGCTAGAGAGCGCCACGGCAGTGCGCCGCATCAACGATTTGCACCCGAAGCGGAGCATTGGAAGGCTGACTTGGGGACGTGTCCCTGTATTGGTAGAGGAAAGACAggagggtgtgtggtggtggtggtggtggtggagagcgATGtaaagagaggaagagaagcagtCGACAAGACGCACAAGCAACAGTGAAAGAGCCGCGTGTGTGACAGAGGTGAATGGGAgggctctctctcgctggtTATTTCACGACGTGCTTTGATTGAtgcttctgtgtgtgtgtgtggtgtgtggtgtgtggtgggtggtgggtgcCAAGAAcgagaagaaggagagagaataGCACAGCCTAATGACTAGGGTGCAGCACACAcgacgaggagaggaggaggtgagggtAGCACGAAACACGGCATGAGAATAAAGGTTGCAATAAGTGCACCAAAAAGAATGTGAAGCGTGAAGAGACCGTGTTGGTGGTGCCGTTGCAGAGCACGTGATAGCATGTGCAAACATgaccggcacacacacacacacatacacaaggCAGGTGCAGCACAAGGACATAATAAGGTACAAGGCGCGTCCCCAACAGTTCCagtacccccctcccttctgaCTTCGCGCAGCTACGTGCCTTACCGCCTCTTCTTGCTCACGCCATACTCGAGAAGGAGCATGCTGAATGTCGACGGAAAGTCGTGGCCAAGGGATGCGACGACTTACCTTGACCCCACGCTAGGAgtggggagaagagaggagccGTCTTTGCTTCACAGGACAGTTTTGTGCGTGTGAACGTATGTGTTCACTTCTAACGGGGTGCCTCTTCCTTTGGACGAtttgagggggagggaggggggtcatCAGCGCACTGTGCACAGCGGGCAACGGGCGTCTACAGCAGCAGGGATAAGGATTTAAAAAATAACCAGACGAACTCAAGGAGCAAGTAAgaagagggatggggggCAGTGAGCGCAGGGGTGATGGACAACGTGGAGGCTAGCACAATGGCGAGAACTGGCAACAACACAAAGTCAATTAGAGGCGTCACAACCACGTTGGCAAGGCGGAAAAGGGAGGCGGTGAGAATGAAGCCAAAAAAAATGGCAAAACGTACTTGAGAGCGGCAGTGCACTAGTAAATCATGACAGATGCACGCCGCGTCGTCCACTTCTCTCCACCTTCCACAGGCCTTCTCTCTGTCCACGGCTTCCCATGACTGTATAGCGCAGTTGACTCGCACCAGCACAGGACTGCACGCTTGCAGAAGCAGCTGCCACAcaagacgagagagaagctCGCGCCccaacaaaagaaaaaaaaaggttcCAAGCTCTCTAGCTGCGCCTCTACAACGTTGCCTCCGAGCACatcacgacggcggcgtgtACGGTTGTTTGCGAGTCCTGTGGCAAACTGGCCCATCTCCTGCGCTACAGATGAGTCCTAAGACTCGGAGGTGAGAGAGGACGGCGGGCTTGTACCGCCCAAGGGCTGGACTGAGCATTCACAGCACTTGTTTTCGGTCCTCGATGGGCTGATCTTCGAGAGGATACCGTGCATCTCTGCAGTCACAATCTCCACAATGTGTGTGATGTGACGCACGACACCGAGCGTGATGCCCGAGGTACCCGTCACGGAGGTGAAGGCGGAGATGGCGGGGTTTGCACGGTCAGAGAGCACCAgacggcagcagccgagcaCGAAGCTGGTCACGTGGAAGTGCGACAGTTCAATACAGGGTGAAAACTACACAGCACACACGGGCATTCCAGTGAGCGTTACGATCAGCAGCGGGGAGAGCCATGGACGGTGCGCGTCGGCATAAGCAGCAAGAGAAGCTGGCTCACCGACATCGCGAAACACCACGACCCTGAAGGCGTAGCTGACGACGGAgatcggcagcggtgcggaaGGCAAGAGAACGTACGAGTATGGCATTTTTATTCATGCTCGCCAAGTGCATTGCCGAGCACATGATGAAGACCAGCAGAGGGTTGGGGTCTGCGACGATGACACGCAGCGAAAGGTAGAGTTTCGACTCGCTCGCCTTGTTCCTTTTCTCACGCAGCTGGCTCTCTTGTGCACGCCCCTCCCGCATCTCGACCAtcggatgcggcggcggcggcgaaaaCAGCACCAGAAACAGAGCGACTCCAGTGACGGCGAATGGTCAAGAGACAAGAGGTAGTCCTTGAGACAAGCCAATTGACCAGAGCGCACAAAACGATAACTGCCAAGTTCCACACACGGAAGCCGCCGCTGAGGTAGCCGTACATCCGCAcaagcgccgcgtcgcgcacTACATCGAAGAGGTACGCTAGGAAGATTGTGACTGGGGTGGCAGGGGTGCCTGAGCGTGCAAAGCGCAGTGAGAGCCGTTCTCGTGGGTCGCCAATGAGAAGGGTGATGTGACACATAAAGCACTgtcatgcacacgcgcgcctcgGCGCTAAGAGACGGACCAAGTCGAAAAAGAGGCCGCCCATCAACAaagacggtgccgctgctcatgGGACGTCCCAGTTACGATGGGCCATGCGCCGTGTCCATGTCGCGCGTCATACGTCCACTGCACAACTGCAAGATATATGTAGTCGCTCCCCGCGgcgtcccccccccaatGCGCGTGAATGCGAGAAACACAGCGCCCGGTGTCGCGGCGATGGAAGTCCCCCTCAACATACGAAGATCATTCAAGGGGTGCAGAAAAGGGTGAGAGCTTGCCAAATGCGAGGGCGAGTGTTCGCATAAGAGAAGAAAAGCCTCGGTCGACACGCAGAGCAGATACACTATACAGATGAAGAGCTGCGTTCCGACTAGGTCACCCTTACGTGCCGATAGTGACGGTCGTCACCAACGAGGAGTCTGCCTGTGTTtctgtgttttttttttgcgcgtCGGTGTTGTGAAGGCGATGCGCTTGACGAGCTTACATGGTGATGCGGAGATCTATGGAGACGTCCTTGCACTAGCGTGCAGTGCCGCAGTTTCAGTAGAGGGACAAACAACAACGCAGAAAGAGGGGAGCGATTCgatggggggtgggggaccAGAAAAGACAAAGGCAccagcacagcagctgcttcgTACACACGGCCCGTAGAGGGCGGGTGGGAGAACGGGGAAGGGGGCCTACCTGCAGCACTGAAGTTGATGAttcgctcttcctctttgttttcttttctttttcgacCGTGCGCATGCGTATATGCGTGAAGATACGGAGCTCATGAGGTTGCTTCAGGTGATCCAATGCGTTGTGGTtgcgcactgctgtgctCCGTCAGCATCCACGCGCGGGTGCGTGAGAGCCACCAACCACGAACGGGACAGGAGTGGTAGAAATACAGTTGTACGGCAAAACGCAGAGAACCGCGTTGGGGCTGCGAGAGTCGAGAGGGAAAGGGCCGAAAGAGGTAACGAAATGTGTCTCCTTGTAAGCTGAGATTGCCGCGCATGCTCGCCGCAGTTTCTATGTTGTTGTCCGTCCTGCACCTCGAGCACTGGACGGGACGACAGCATCCATGTTTCATGTGCGAAAAACTATGCGGTGGGACTCACCTATTTAGAAGCAACTCCACCATGTGCGGTCCTTACATGCTTTCGGTTACGATGCCGGGGCAAGTGTCCCTCACGTAACAAAGAAGCAAAGAGGGGATGACAGCATCGGGCAccgcggcgcacgcacacattcAACCAAACGGGCGCCATCTTACCCATTCAGATGCACCGCCAAAGGAGACATGCAACAGGCATGAGAGGACGAAATCGGTGGCAGGTGAAACAGCTGGAAGAATCCGCTCCATCGAGGAAGCCGAAAGTTATGCCAAAACGGATGGGAAAAAAAGtgtcggggagggggagggggagggggcattGCCTGAGGTGCTGTGGcgcagacaaaaaaaagagcaaaACAAGTCATGAACGGAACAACATCCGACAATAGAGGGACACAGAAAAATGAGCTGAGGGTTTTTTAAGTGGGAAGGCGCACGAGACTTCCGTCTATCTTGGCGGTGGAGTCTCAGCAAAGAATAGACACCAAGGGGCGAGTGGGGACATGGAGTGAGCCAGTACACCCATAGACCGGAGGACGCAGATACGAAAGTGAAGACACATCACGCAGACTCGCACGTGTCCCCGCGCTCATGGCACGCCTCTCTTACCTCCCTTCTTCGCTTCGACCAAGCCGCACACTTTTTCATGCCGAAAAGATGCTCGAAAAcaaggaaaaggggaggggaggggtgggggacgggAAGCATCTGGCACGTCATGACTGTAAACTCGTTCGTTTGTCTTCTGAGACCATAATCTTTGGCtgcggaaaacaaaagagaaaCGGAACGACAAAGGGAAAAAAATAAAAcagcgaaaacaaaaaccaAAAGCCGAGGCGTACAGACATGCAGCGGAGATGGAAACCTAGACGAACAAGGAAATGACCCTGACTATCAAACATACGGGATAAAACATAGAATCTAACAATAACGTTTTCTGttgccgtttttttttatgtgtgtgtgttccggcgaagggagaagagaagaaggAGTTATCTGTTGGGAAgccgtttttttttaatTAGCGGTTGCAGAGCAAGTACGCGAAGTGGATGCTCTGCGCTACATCACGCGTCAGGCACAACAGCGCTGTCGAGTTGAGATGAAACCGAGAACAAGAAACAAGGGACCAAGTCGCAACTGCATCCCcccgaaaaaagaaaaaaaggagaaaaaagagTAGCGATACACTAACCAGCAGAGGAGAAGAACCCGTCGACTGCACATTATTGCACACTTCCAAGCAAGGCAGAGCCCCACGGTGAGGAGGTGAGGTGAAAGGAGAGGACTGggcaaaaaagaaaatggaaACACCATGAAGATATACAATGCGACAACGCTAAAAAAAAGAGCCCACAAACGGTGAAAGAGAACATGAAAGGGGGACAAAGCGAGCGACAACGAGAACGACAACAGCGAGGACCACCACTACTACCAcaaccaccacacacgcttGTGGGAGAGTGCAAAGAACGGATGTGCAGTATCCGTTTGTTTCTCTttacttttttttcgcgcgtCAGACTCGCCGCGGGCGCACACGAAACTCCATCTTCTCTcgcgtccccctcctcttctcttcgctGTCATCAGTGCTAGGCAATGTGCGATAAGATGGAAAAAGTTATAACATGTAAGAGGGAGATCGCCGaatctttttttttcacggCAGTGAGACACGCGCAGATCCAC is a window encoding:
- a CDS encoding putative acyl-CoA dehydrogenase, encoding MRRTAVALSSAAVAGEAPPNPVTYLTGDEKMLVETVRAFSLTHVVPRSRQMDEEGKMDPVVLKEAFAAGLMGIETPADLEGGGMSFFSSILAIEELARHDPALSVTVDVQNTLVNNIFFNFANDAQRRKYLPKLAKDTVGCFCLTEAGSGSDAFALNTKAEKKGSKWVINGSKLYITNGGWAGIFLVMATADPSKGYKGITCFVVDSSETPGVSVVRTENKLGIRASSTAELRFENVEVSEENVIGEVGKGYKIAINILNEGRIGIGAQMVGIAQGSLDIVMPYLFQRKQFGKFIGDFQGMQMQYAECAMELHAARLMVYNASRKKQNNEAFIQDAAMAKYFASVVAEKTASRAVEWAGGVGFMKDFGLERFYRDAKIGAIYEGTSIIQLQTIAKMIKAQYDHSSLSGPSQ